TGCCTCCTTGTTGGCTGCGGCGCTCTGGTACGGCTCCGGATCGTGGGGGGTACCCGCCGTCTGGATCGCCCTGCCGGCCGCGCTCGGTGCGCTCCTCGGGCTCTGGCTCGTTCGGGTGATTCCCGCTTGGCGACGAGCTCTCGCCGGCGAGGATCTCCTCGAGCGCGAGGTCCGTCAGCGAGCCGTCGAGGCGTTCCTTGCCGAAGAGGTCTTTCGGACCCGCGACCGGACCGGCATCTTGATCTTCCTCTCGCTGTTCGAGCGCCGTGTCGTGATCCTCGCCGACCGCGGGATTCACGAAGTCGTCACCCAGGAGGAGTGGGACGGGATCGCCCACGAGCTGGCATCGGGCATCGGTGCCGGGCGTGCCGTCCCCGCCCTGTTGCGTGCCATCGAACGGTGTGGGGAGTTACTGCGGGAGCGCCGCCCGGCGACGCGAGGGGACGACGTCAACGAGTTGGCCGACGGCGTTCGGGTCACCGAGTCCTGACCTCGTCCTTCAAGGCGCTCATTCGTCGAGGCGCTGGACTCCCGGGATCTCCAGGATGAGATCGGGTCCGAAGGCGGTCGCCGGAGTCTGGAAACCGACCGGCGCCTCGCCGTTCGCCACGCGCTCGACGAGCCGCAGCGCGGTCTGCACGGTGAGGGCGTAGCCCTCCGGGCCGACCAGGCGGCTGACCACCCGCTGACCGGCTCTGCCCCGAGCTTCACCCCACAACCGGCTGCGTCCCCGGGCCCTCGCGTCGGCGTCGGGTCCAGCCGGGCGGCGAGCGATCCAGCTCTCGAGGGCGGATCGCCCGACCCCGGTGCGGGTGAGTGGGCGCAGGAGCGCGAGCAGGGCGAGCATCGTCTGGGCTCCGCGCGGCAGGGCCATGTAGGTCTCGAGGTTGGGGATCCCAGTCGACCGCCAAGCGGTGGAGAGATCCCCCCAGGGGATCGCGATGGCGGGCCTGGGACCGGAGCCGAAGTCGATCTCGCGCCGGAGCGATCCGAACCGGATCGGTTCGAGAACCCCCTGCCGACGCACGAGTCCGGTCCGGTCCGCCTGGCCGAGGGAGGTGCGCAGGGTGCCGCGCGACACGCCGCCGCTGCTGGCGAAGGCCAGAGCGAGGTGGTCAGCCTCGGGCAGTCTCCGGCGAAGGTGCCCGGCGAGACAGTCGGACGGCACGACATCGAACCCGGCTCCCGGCAGCAGCGTGACACCGGCGCGGCGCGCGGCCGCATCTCGCGCGGCGATCGCCTCGAAGACGGCGATCTCGCCGGTGATGTCGAGGTAGTGCACGCCGCGGGCGAGGCACGCCTCGACCATCGGACGGTAGGTCGAGCGAAACGGGCCGGCGCAGTGGAGCACCGTGCCCACGCCCTGCAAGGCCGCGGTCGTCGTCTTCTCGTCGTCGAGAGCGAAGACTCGTGCCTCGAGCCCGAGCTCGCGCGCCAAGTTCTCGATCGGACCGCGGTTCCGCCCCGCGAGCAGGGGAGTGAGCCCCCGCCGTCGCGCCTCCTGGGCGATGAGCTCGCCCGTGTAGCCGTTCGCACCGTAGATCATCCAGGAGCCGGTCATGCCGCCGATCATAGAGCGCGGAGGCACATGGTAGGCTGACGGCTCGTCACTTCAACGACCGTGCAAGGAGCGCTTCCATGAGCATGCCCATGCAACCGCCTCCCCCTCCCCCGGCTGCCCCGCCGAGGAAGGGTCTCCATCCGCTCGCCTGGGTGGCGATCGGCTGCATCTCGATCCTTCTCCTGCTCGGCATCGGCTTCGTCGCCACCACCTGGTGGGCGGCGAACAAGATCAAGAACTTCGCCGAGCAAGCCCAGAAGGACCCGAACTACGCCGTGCGCAAGGCCGCCGAGTGGGCCGTGAAGATGAACCCCGAGGTCGAGCTGGTGTCGACCGACGAGGCGGCAGGCACGATGACCGTGCGCGAGAAGAAGACCGGCAAGGAGACGACGCTCGGTTTCAAGGACATCTCCGAGGGCAAGTTCTCGATCACCACCGGCGACGGCGAGAAGGTCGGGATCGACGTGTCCGGAGGCGAGCATGGCGGGACGATGAAGGTCGAGACGGGGAAGGGCACCGCGACCTTCGGCGCCGGGGAAGACGCCGCGAAGGTGCCGGACTGGATCCCTCTCTATCCGGGAGCGACGTTCGAAGGGCAGGGGAGCATGGAGCTCAACGGTGCTCGTCACGGGACCTTCACGCTGCGCAGCGACGCGGCCGCCGCCGATCTGGTGAGCTTCTACAAGGACAAGATGTCGGGACTTGGTCTCCAGGTGCAGAGCCTGAGCATGGACATGTCCAATGCTCAAGGCACGATGCTCAACGGCACCTCGGAGAAGCGGACCCTCTCGGTGAGTGTGGGCAGCGAGAACGGACGGACCGCCGTTCAAGTCGTCTACTCGGAGAATCCGTAGTCCCGTGTTTCGCCGACAGTCCAGCGGCTCGGTCGTCTGCCCTTCGTGTGGACGCCTCGTCGGCGTGCGCGACGAGGCCTGCTTCAATTGCGGACAGCGCAACCCGGCGCTCTGGGGATTCGCGCCGGCGTTGCGCCGGTTGGGCAACGATCTCGGCTTCGTCAAGCTGCTGATCGGCGGCTCGGCGGCTTTGTACCTCGCCGCGCTGCTCCTCGATCCCGCCGGAGTGCGGCTCGGCGGAAGCCCGTTCACGTTCCTCGCGCCGAGCGTTCCGAGCCAGTTCCTGCTCGGGGCGAGCGGCGCCGTCCCGGTCTTCCAATACGGACGCTGGTGGACCCTCCTCTCGGCGGGATGGCTGCACGGAGGCCTGCTCCACATCCTGTTCAACATGCTTTGGGTGAGACAGCTCGCGCCGGCGGCGGCCGAGCTCTACGGCGCCGGACGGATGGTCATCATCTACACCGTGGCGTCGGTGACGGGTTTTCTCGCCAGCTCCGCCGGCGGGTTCTTCCTGCCGTTCATGCCAGGTTTCCTCCAGGGCGCCGGTTTCACCGTCGGCGCCTCGGCGGCGATCTTCGGCCTCCTTGGCTCGCTCGTCTGGTACAGCCGGCGGACCGGATCGAGTGCGATGGGACAGCAGGTCTGGTCGTGGGCGCTGGTGATGTTCGTCTTCGGCTTCCTCTCGCCGGGCGTCGACAACTACGCCCACGCCGGCGGATTCGTCGGCGGGTGGCTCGTCTCCCGTCTTCTCGATCCCCTGACGCCGGAGCGTCCGGCCCATGTCCTCGCGGCCATCGGATGCCTGCTGGCGACCGTGGCGGCGGTGGCGGTGTCGATCGTCCACGGATTCTCGTTCGTCCGCTGAGGACGGCCGGAAGCGCACTCAGCGGCGGTCACGCGTCGAGGCACGGAGATCCCCTTGGCCCCGGAAGGCAAGCGCAAGCTCGATCTGAAGGCCGCCTGGGGCGAGGCTCGCGCGCTCGTCTGGGAACGGCGGGGGCGCCTCGGGCTCGGCCTCCTCCTGTTGCTCGTCGGGCGTCTCGCCGGGCTCGTGCTGCCCGGGAGCTCGAAGCTCCTGATCGACGAGGTGATTGGAAAGGGGCGCTCGGATCTGCTCGTCCCCATCGCCCTGGCCGCCGGGGCAGCGACGCTCCTCGAGGCCGCGAGCTCCTTTGCGTTGGCGATGCTGCTCGGCGTGGCGGCACAGCGCTCGATCACCGAGGCGCGGCGCCGCCTCGATCGCCATCTCCTGCGGCTTCCGGTGCGCGCCTTCGACGAGTCGAAGAGCGGCGAGCTCCTGTCGCGCGTGCTGAACGACGCCGAAGGGATTCGCAACCTCGTGGGCACGGGCATCGTCCAACTGGTCGGCGGCCTGCTGACGGCGGCCCTGGCGTTCGGCGTGCTGCTCTGGTTGAACTGGCGGTTGACCTTGTACGTGCTCGGCGCCCTGGGCGCGTTCGCCGGACTGATGTTCTGGGCCTTCACGCGCCTGCGGCCGATCTTCCGCGAACGCGGCAAGCTCCTCGCCGACCTCTCGGGTCGGCTGGCCGAGAGCGTCGGCGGCATCCGGGTCGTCAAGGCCTACACCGCGGAGAAGCGGGAGGAGCGGCGGTTCACCGAAGGGGTCCACGCGGTGTTCCGCAATGTGGCCAGCACGATGACCGCCGTTTCCGGCGTCAGCTCGCTGACTGGCGTCCTGATCGGAGTGGTCGGCGTGCTGCTGCTCATCGTCGGTGGGCACTCGATCCTGCGCGGCGAGATGACGCTCGGGGACCTGGTGATGTACGTCTTCTTCACCGGACTCCTGGCGGCTCCGCTGGTTCAGGTGGCGGCGATCTCGACCCAGCTCTCGGAAGCGTTCGCCGGGCTCGACCGGATGCGCGAGCTGCTCTCGCAGGAGCCGGAGAACCGCGACGACGAGAAGCTGGCGCCGCTCTCCACGCTGCACGGCGACGTGGAGTTTGCCGGGGTCTCGTTCTCGTACAAGGAGGGGCAGCCGGTGCTGCGCGAGGTCTCGTTCCGCGCCCCGGCGGGAAGCACCACGGCGCTCGTCGGCCCGAGCGGCTCGGGAAAGAGCACCCTCATCCGCCTGGCCATGGCGTTCGATCGGCCGACCGCCGGCCGGATCCTCGTCGACGGGCGGGACCTCGCCGAGGTTCGCCTCGCCGATTTTCGCTCCCGGCTCGGAGTCGTTTTCCAGGACAACTTCCTTTTCGACGGGACGATCGCCGAGAACATCGCCTACGGCGATCCGCGAGCCTCGCGCGCGGAGATCGAGGCGGCTGCCGCGGTGGCCCACTGCGACGAGTTCGTCGCCGGGTTCGAGAAGGGGTACGACACGGTCGTCGGCGAGCGCGGCGTCAAGCTCTCCGGCGGCCAGCGTCAGCGGGTGGCCATCGCCCGGGCGATCCTCGCCGACCCGGCGATCCTCATCCTCGACGAAGCCACCTCGAGCCTCGACAGCGAAAGCGAGGCGTTGATCCAGGACGGGCTGGCGCGACTGCGCAAGGGGCGGACCACCTTCGTCATCGCCCACCGCCTGTCGACGATCCGCAGCGCCGACCAGATCCTGGTGCTCGAGCAGGGGGAGATCGTCGAGCGCGGAACCCATCGTGAGCTGATGGAGCTCGGGGGGCGCTATCGTCAGCTCCACGACCGGCAGTACCAGTTCGAGAGCGATCAGTTCGTCAACCCGGGGGAGGATTTCACTCCTTCGCCGGAGAAGGTCGAAGCAGCGCGGCGCGTCTCGGCCGGCGTGCCGCGAGACTGAAACGGGGTGTCGGCCCCGGGCACCGATCGCAGGGCTCGTCGGGACGCGAGCACGAGGTCGTCCTCAGGAGGGAGCGTCATGCGGATGCGATTCTTCGTCGTCTTCGTTTGCCTCGCCGTCGGCCTGGGGAAGGTCGCGGCGCAGAGCCCAGGCGCCACCGACTGGATGGGTCCGTTCAGCATCGAGGTCCGAGTCGAGGATCACCGCGGCCGCGACCTCGATGGCGCCGAGATCACGCTTGCCTGGCTCGACGGTTCGCACGGT
This genomic window from Holophagales bacterium contains:
- a CDS encoding saccharopine dehydrogenase NADP-binding domain-containing protein; translation: MTGSWMIYGANGYTGELIAQEARRRGLTPLLAGRNRGPIENLARELGLEARVFALDDEKTTTAALQGVGTVLHCAGPFRSTYRPMVEACLARGVHYLDITGEIAVFEAIAARDAAARRAGVTLLPGAGFDVVPSDCLAGHLRRRLPEADHLALAFASSGGVSRGTLRTSLGQADRTGLVRRQGVLEPIRFGSLRREIDFGSGPRPAIAIPWGDLSTAWRSTGIPNLETYMALPRGAQTMLALLALLRPLTRTGVGRSALESWIARRPAGPDADARARGRSRLWGEARGRAGQRVVSRLVGPEGYALTVQTALRLVERVANGEAPVGFQTPATAFGPDLILEIPGVQRLDE
- a CDS encoding rhomboid family intramembrane serine protease, translating into MFRRQSSGSVVCPSCGRLVGVRDEACFNCGQRNPALWGFAPALRRLGNDLGFVKLLIGGSAALYLAALLLDPAGVRLGGSPFTFLAPSVPSQFLLGASGAVPVFQYGRWWTLLSAGWLHGGLLHILFNMLWVRQLAPAAAELYGAGRMVIIYTVASVTGFLASSAGGFFLPFMPGFLQGAGFTVGASAAIFGLLGSLVWYSRRTGSSAMGQQVWSWALVMFVFGFLSPGVDNYAHAGGFVGGWLVSRLLDPLTPERPAHVLAAIGCLLATVAAVAVSIVHGFSFVR
- a CDS encoding ABC transporter ATP-binding protein, with amino-acid sequence MAPEGKRKLDLKAAWGEARALVWERRGRLGLGLLLLLVGRLAGLVLPGSSKLLIDEVIGKGRSDLLVPIALAAGAATLLEAASSFALAMLLGVAAQRSITEARRRLDRHLLRLPVRAFDESKSGELLSRVLNDAEGIRNLVGTGIVQLVGGLLTAALAFGVLLWLNWRLTLYVLGALGAFAGLMFWAFTRLRPIFRERGKLLADLSGRLAESVGGIRVVKAYTAEKREERRFTEGVHAVFRNVASTMTAVSGVSSLTGVLIGVVGVLLLIVGGHSILRGEMTLGDLVMYVFFTGLLAAPLVQVAAISTQLSEAFAGLDRMRELLSQEPENRDDEKLAPLSTLHGDVEFAGVSFSYKEGQPVLREVSFRAPAGSTTALVGPSGSGKSTLIRLAMAFDRPTAGRILVDGRDLAEVRLADFRSRLGVVFQDNFLFDGTIAENIAYGDPRASRAEIEAAAAVAHCDEFVAGFEKGYDTVVGERGVKLSGGQRQRVAIARAILADPAILILDEATSSLDSESEALIQDGLARLRKGRTTFVIAHRLSTIRSADQILVLEQGEIVERGTHRELMELGGRYRQLHDRQYQFESDQFVNPGEDFTPSPEKVEAARRVSAGVPRD